The genomic segment CCGGCGTGGAACGGCTACCTCGGCCTCGCCGGGCTGGTCCCGCTGGTGGTCTTCGCGATCTGGGGTGGCGCCATCGCCGACGTACTGGACCGGCGCCGGCTCGTGCTGATCGGCTCGCTGTTCACCTGGGGGGTCACGCTCGCGCTGCTCGCGCAGGCGCTGATCGGGCTGCACAGCCCGGCGCTGCTGCTGGTACTGACCGCGTTGCAGGCGGTCGGCTTCGCGGTGGTGTCGCCGACCCGCGGCGCGATCGTGCCCCGGCTGGTACCGGCCGGATTGGTGCCGTCGGCGAACACGCTCAACTTCACGGTCTCCAGCGTGGCGACGGTGATCGGGCCGCTGTTCGCCGGCGCGGTGCTCGGCACCGGCCACTACGCCGCCGCGTACGGGGTGGATGCGGTGCTGTTCACCGTGTCGCTGTGGGCCAGCTTCCGGCTGCCGGCGATGCCACCGGTGGGCCGGCGGAACCGGCCCGACCTGCGGGCCGTGCTGTCCGGGCTGGCGTTCATCGCCGCCACCCCGCTGCTGTGGCTGTCGTTCGCCGCGGACCTGACCGCGAACGTGCTGGCGATGCCGCGGGCGCTGTTCCCGGTGGTGGCCCGGACACAGTTCGGTGGCGAGGGCGCCGCCGGCTGGCTGTACTCGGCGATCGCCATCGGCGCGGTCGTCGGCGGGCTGTTCTCCGGCTGGATCGGGC from the Actinocatenispora thailandica genome contains:
- a CDS encoding MFS transporter produces the protein MRRGLLGRVAVDTRPLRHPAYRRMWIGNGVSFIGFQVTSVAVPVQMDAITHQPAWNGYLGLAGLVPLVVFAIWGGAIADVLDRRRLVLIGSLFTWGVTLALLAQALIGLHSPALLLVLTALQAVGFAVVSPTRGAIVPRLVPAGLVPSANTLNFTVSSVATVIGPLFAGAVLGTGHYAAAYGVDAVLFTVSLWASFRLPAMPPVGRRNRPDLRAVLSGLAFIAATPLLWLSFAADLTANVLAMPRALFPVVARTQFGGEGAAGWLYSAIAIGAVVGGLFSGWIGRIRRQGLALVGAVACWGLAVAAAGLAHSLLIAVLFLAAAGCADLVSSVYRQTILQLHAPDELRGRLQGVFTAVVAGGPRLGDVRAGLTAQAFGPTAAWTVGGLAATAVIVLLALAFPALRRYDGRAPAPRAGGD